In one window of Arachis ipaensis cultivar K30076 chromosome B06, Araip1.1, whole genome shotgun sequence DNA:
- the LOC107647313 gene encoding protein FAR1-RELATED SEQUENCE 5-like, giving the protein MRSTQRSESMHAFYGGFLHSRTSLVQFVHEYDNVLGVKEQWELEDYAADSRGVIPCAMSSPMEKQFQQEYTTSMFRDVQTEFVKKADCRVSVVDKQCPLVCMKVEEEKLVNGTILCVLYDVHFYHSTQEVRCECNLFESSGVLCCHYLKVFHLYKVYKVPTCYVLPRWSKKIKRKHTYVKSSHDVSRSNESHVAFRRLCAHFYNVAQEFIGDDDETALLHAALKETRAKLAAHRAKKRFESVSKTHTSIGSQSSNVVGVDDIQGPSKVTTKGRPKSKRLGAALEKSFKNSAWRKHKNSSPVVCPHAPQDVNHGAVVDRNVPEQAGGFMSLLSSFNKS; this is encoded by the exons ATGAGGAGTACACAAAGGAGTGAGAGCATGCACGCATTCTATGGTGGATTCTTACACAGTAGGACTAGCTTAGTTCAATTTGTTCACGAATATGACAATGTGCTTGGAGTCAAGGAGCAGTGGGAATTGGAGGATTATGCTGCAGACTCGAGGGGGGTTATCCCTTGTGCAATGAGCTCGCCTATGGAGAAACAGTTTCAGCAAGAGTACACTACGAGCATGTTTAGGGATGTTCAAACTGAGTTTGTGAAGAAGGCTGATTGCAGAGTTTCTGTAGTTGATAAACAATGTCCATTGGTCTGCATGAAGGTGGAAGAGGAGAAACTAGTCAACGGTACTATTCTATGCGTTCTGTACGATGTTCACTTTTACCATTCCACACAGGAGGTTCGTTGTGAGTGCAATCTTTTCGAGAGTTCAGGTGTGTTGTGCTGTCACTATCTTAAAGTTTTCCATTTGTATAAAGTGTACAAAGTACCTACCTGTTATGTTCTCCCTCGATGGAGCAAGAAAATAAAGCGCAAGCATACGTATGTCAAAAGTAGTCATGATGTCAGTCGGTCGAATGAGAGTCATGTTGCATTCAGGAGACTGTGTGCACACTTCTATAATGTTGCTCAAGAGTTCATCGGTGACGATGATGAAACAGCATTGTTGCATGCTGCTTTGAAAGAAACAAGGGCCAAGTTGGCTGCGCACCGTGCCAAGAAGAGGTTCGAGAGCGTGTCAAAGACCCACACCAGCATTGGCTCACAGAGTTCGAACGTTGTCGGTGTTGATGACATCCAAGGCCCATCGAAGGTCACCACAAAGGGCAGGCCAAAGAGTAAGAGGCTCGGCGCTGCCCTTGAGAAGTCCTTCAAGAATTCAGCTTGGAGGAAACACAAGAATTCATCCCCG GTGGTTTGTCCGCACGCACCTCAAGATGTAAACCATGGTGCTGTTGTTGACCGGAATGTTCCCGAACAAGCCGGTGGTTTCATGTCTTTGTTAAGCTCCTTCAACAAAAGTTAG